From Triticum urartu cultivar G1812 chromosome 2, Tu2.1, whole genome shotgun sequence, a single genomic window includes:
- the LOC125539156 gene encoding 60S ribosomal protein L14-1-like — MPFKRFVEIGRVALVNYGKDYGRLVVIVDVVDQNRALVDAPDMVRCQMNFKRLSLTDIKIDIKRIPKKATLIKAMEEADVKTKWENSSWGKKLVVQKRRASLNDFDRFKVMLAKIKRGGAIRQELAKLKKEVAAA, encoded by the exons ATG CCGTTCAAGAGGTTCGTGGAGATCGGGCGGGTGGCCCTGGTGAACTACGGTAAGGACTACGGCCGCCTCGTCGTCATCGTCGACGTTGTTGACCAGAACAGG GCACTTGTTGATGCTCCGGACATGGTCCGCTGCCAGATGAACTTCAAGCGGCTCTCTCTGACCGACATCAAGATTGACATCAAGCGGATCCCTAAGAAGGCAACTTTGATCAAAGCAATGGAGGAAGCTG ATGTGAAGACCAAGTGGGAAAACAGCTCATGGGGCAAGAAGCTGGTTGTCCAGAAGAGGAGGGCATCGCTCAATGACTTTGACAGGTTCAAGGTCATGCTCGCCAAGATCAAG AGGGGAGGAGCTATCAGGCAGGAGCTAGCGAAGCTTAAGAAGGAGGTTGCTGCTGCTTAG